Proteins encoded by one window of Glycine soja cultivar W05 chromosome 15, ASM419377v2, whole genome shotgun sequence:
- the LOC114386085 gene encoding uncharacterized protein LOC114386085, with protein sequence MAGQNDHAIVDVLQALAQAIGNPNRGEAGGAVEYQGLDHFQRNNPPSFNGGYNPDGAQNWIREIEKNFRVMACPERQKVAFCAYTLVEEAEYWWENTRQCLEAEGQDVTWDVFKRVFLEKYFPEDVSNKKEMEFLELK encoded by the coding sequence ATGGCTGGACAGAATGATCATGCGATAGTGGATGTCCTTCAAGCCTTAGCCCAGGCTATAGGGAATCCGAATAGAGGAGAAGCTGGTGGAGCTGTTGAGTACCAGGGGTTGGATCACTTCCAACGAAACAACCCTCCTTCATTCAATGGAGGATACAACCCTGATGGTGCTCAGAACTGGATAAGGGAAATTGAGAAAAATTTTCGAGTTATGGCATGTCCGGAGAGGCAAAAGGTTGCTTTTTGCGCATATACTCTAGTGGAAGAGGCTGAGTATTGGTGGGAGAATACTCGCCAATGCCTAGAGGCTGAAGGTCAAGATGTGACCTGGGATGTCTTCAAGAGAGTGTTTTTGGAGAAATACTTTCCCGAGGATGTTAGCAACAAGAAGGAGATGGAGTTCTTGGAGCTTAAGTAG